Proteins encoded in a region of the Xiphophorus couchianus chromosome 11, X_couchianus-1.0, whole genome shotgun sequence genome:
- the gdpd5a gene encoding glycerophosphodiester phosphodiesterase domain-containing protein 5 isoform X2: MVKHQPLQVYEKQVLLSLVTGIYGCRWKRYQRSQDESSKWECAWFTILSSSFLLLLFWTYFWLVAQNDFNDFNWSVYNHSGEWRDETIPIVTSTTVGFIYITFLLILALFHISLGQQLNLYWVHKIGVLATLLTIVSGFVSVDDVWGNEWEIILVSLQFTAPFLHIGGLITITAVSWLVAGYVVRKERSNFQVMVLAIYILVLLALCLAPLTFTCPCIMDRHVLKPPPVIIGRRGAPMLAPENTMMSFTRALQHGASSLEADVTVSVDGVPFLMRDHTLRRTTDVSKVFPSRDHEDASFFNWTEIHSLNAGHWFLESDPYWTVKTLSPKDRSRIGNLTICSLVEMLRLAARANSSVLLNIRKPAPEHPRFRSWFMDTLWTLQKAGISQRKVTWAPDTDRGRVRGLLQTTNEKLSVEEIRHRGITSLTIHYRKISYQDIQVYLANNVSVTVYPVNEPWLYSILWCSGVPYVSSDAPQVLQKVPYPVWLMSHSAYNFIWISSDLVSVAVIMGIFFFQKWRISGMQNYNPEQIMLSAVVRRPSRDVNIMKEKLIFSELNNGLGSTEELSLYPENGHVRYSHGGLSC, from the exons tGGGAGTGTGCATGGTTCACCATCTTGAGTAGTTCcttccttctccttctcttttggaCCTATTTTTGGTTGGTGGCTCAGAATGATTTCAATGACTTCAACTG GTCGGTGTATAATCATTCTGGGGAGTGGAGAGATGAGACCATTCCCATCGTCACCTCCACCACTGTGGGATTCATCTATATCACATTCCTCCTG attttggcacttttccaTATATCCTTGGGTCAACAGCTCAATCTCTACTGGGTTCACAAG ATTGGAGTACTGGCTACTCTACTCACCATTGTCTCTGGTTTTGTCTCTGTCGATGACGTCTGGGGAAATGAGTGGGAAATTATTCTTGTTTCACTTCAG TTCACTGCTCCTTTCCTGCACATTGGAGGCCTGATCACAATCACAGCTGTGAGCTGGCTGGTAGCTGGCTATGTGGTTCGCAAAGAGAGATCCA ATTTCCAGGTGATGGTGTTGGCGATCTACATCCTAGTGCTCCTGGCCCTTTGCCTTGCACCTCTTACCTTCACCTGCCCCTGCATTATGGACCGCCATGTCCTCAAACCACCACCAGTCATTATTGGTCGACGGGGAGCTCCTATG CTGGCCCCTGAAAACACCATGATGTCCTTTACCAGAGCCCTGCAGCACGGAGCCAGCTCTCTGGAAGCAGACGTCACCGTCAG TGTGGATGGAGTTCCTTTCCTCATGAGGGACCACACCTTAAGACGGACCACAGACGTCAGTAAGGTCTTCCCCTCCAGAGACCATGAGGACGCCTCCTTCTTTAACTGGACAGAGATTCACTCTTTAAATGCAGGCCACTGGTTTTTGGAG AGTGACCCCTACTGGACGGTAAAAACCCTGAGCCCAAAGGATCGCAGCCGGATAGGAAACCTGACGATTTGCAGCCTGGTAGAGATGCTCCGTCTGGCAGCGAGGGCCAACAGCTCCGTGCTGCTCAACATCCGCAAGCCTGCGCCGGAGCACCCGCGCTTCCGCAGCTGGTTTATGGACACGTTGTGGACGCTGCAGAAAGCAGGGATTTCCCAGAGAAAG GTGACCTGGGCCCCTGACACGGACAGAGGAAGGGTGCGAGGTCTTCTGCAGACAACAAATGAGAAACTGTCAGTGGAGGAGATAAGGCACAGAGGAATTACAAGTCTGACCATCCACTACAGAAAGATCAGCTACCAAGACATTCA GGTTTATCTGGCTAACAACGTGAGCGTGACTGTCTACCCTGTGAATGAGCCCTGGCTCTACTCCATCCTGTGGTGTAGCGGGGTGCCTTACGTGTCTTCTGACGCCCCTCAAGTTCTTCAAAAAGTGCCTTACCCCGTCTGGCTCATG AGTCACAGTGCTTACAACTTCATCTGGATCTCTTCAGACCTTGTCTCTGTCGCTGTCATCatggggattttctttttccagaa GTGGAGGATAAGCGGCATGCAGAACTATAACCCAGAGCAGATCATGCTGAGCGCGGTGGTACGACGGCCCAGTCGAGACGTCAACATCATGAAGGAGAAGCTCATTTTCTCAG AGTTGAACAACGGGCTGGGCAGCACAGAGGAGCTGTCTCTGTATCCTGAGAACGGCCATGTTAGATATTCTCACGGAGGCCTCAGCTGCTGA
- the gdpd5a gene encoding glycerophosphodiester phosphodiesterase domain-containing protein 5 isoform X1 — translation MVKHQPLQVYEKQVLLSLVTGIYGCRWKRYQRSQDESSKWECAWFTILSSSFLLLLFWTYFWLVAQNDFNDFNWSVYNHSGEWRDETIPIVTSTTVGFIYITFLLILALFHISLGQQLNLYWVHKIGVLATLLTIVSGFVSVDDVWGNEWEIILVSLQFTAPFLHIGGLITITAVSWLVAGYVVRKERSNFQVMVLAIYILVLLALCLAPLTFTCPCIMDRHVLKPPPVIIGRRGAPMLAPENTMMSFTRALQHGASSLEADVTVSVDGVPFLMRDHTLRRTTDVSKVFPSRDHEDASFFNWTEIHSLNAGHWFLESDPYWTVKTLSPKDRSRIGNLTICSLVEMLRLAARANSSVLLNIRKPAPEHPRFRSWFMDTLWTLQKAGISQRKVTWAPDTDRGRVRGLLQTTNEKLSVEEIRHRGITSLTIHYRKISYQDIQVYLANNVSVTVYPVNEPWLYSILWCSGVPYVSSDAPQVLQKVPYPVWLMSHSAYNFIWISSDLVSVAVIMGIFFFQNYHMIRWRISGMQNYNPEQIMLSAVVRRPSRDVNIMKEKLIFSELNNGLGSTEELSLYPENGHVRYSHGGLSC, via the exons tGGGAGTGTGCATGGTTCACCATCTTGAGTAGTTCcttccttctccttctcttttggaCCTATTTTTGGTTGGTGGCTCAGAATGATTTCAATGACTTCAACTG GTCGGTGTATAATCATTCTGGGGAGTGGAGAGATGAGACCATTCCCATCGTCACCTCCACCACTGTGGGATTCATCTATATCACATTCCTCCTG attttggcacttttccaTATATCCTTGGGTCAACAGCTCAATCTCTACTGGGTTCACAAG ATTGGAGTACTGGCTACTCTACTCACCATTGTCTCTGGTTTTGTCTCTGTCGATGACGTCTGGGGAAATGAGTGGGAAATTATTCTTGTTTCACTTCAG TTCACTGCTCCTTTCCTGCACATTGGAGGCCTGATCACAATCACAGCTGTGAGCTGGCTGGTAGCTGGCTATGTGGTTCGCAAAGAGAGATCCA ATTTCCAGGTGATGGTGTTGGCGATCTACATCCTAGTGCTCCTGGCCCTTTGCCTTGCACCTCTTACCTTCACCTGCCCCTGCATTATGGACCGCCATGTCCTCAAACCACCACCAGTCATTATTGGTCGACGGGGAGCTCCTATG CTGGCCCCTGAAAACACCATGATGTCCTTTACCAGAGCCCTGCAGCACGGAGCCAGCTCTCTGGAAGCAGACGTCACCGTCAG TGTGGATGGAGTTCCTTTCCTCATGAGGGACCACACCTTAAGACGGACCACAGACGTCAGTAAGGTCTTCCCCTCCAGAGACCATGAGGACGCCTCCTTCTTTAACTGGACAGAGATTCACTCTTTAAATGCAGGCCACTGGTTTTTGGAG AGTGACCCCTACTGGACGGTAAAAACCCTGAGCCCAAAGGATCGCAGCCGGATAGGAAACCTGACGATTTGCAGCCTGGTAGAGATGCTCCGTCTGGCAGCGAGGGCCAACAGCTCCGTGCTGCTCAACATCCGCAAGCCTGCGCCGGAGCACCCGCGCTTCCGCAGCTGGTTTATGGACACGTTGTGGACGCTGCAGAAAGCAGGGATTTCCCAGAGAAAG GTGACCTGGGCCCCTGACACGGACAGAGGAAGGGTGCGAGGTCTTCTGCAGACAACAAATGAGAAACTGTCAGTGGAGGAGATAAGGCACAGAGGAATTACAAGTCTGACCATCCACTACAGAAAGATCAGCTACCAAGACATTCA GGTTTATCTGGCTAACAACGTGAGCGTGACTGTCTACCCTGTGAATGAGCCCTGGCTCTACTCCATCCTGTGGTGTAGCGGGGTGCCTTACGTGTCTTCTGACGCCCCTCAAGTTCTTCAAAAAGTGCCTTACCCCGTCTGGCTCATG AGTCACAGTGCTTACAACTTCATCTGGATCTCTTCAGACCTTGTCTCTGTCGCTGTCATCatggggattttctttttccagaa CTATCATATGATCAG GTGGAGGATAAGCGGCATGCAGAACTATAACCCAGAGCAGATCATGCTGAGCGCGGTGGTACGACGGCCCAGTCGAGACGTCAACATCATGAAGGAGAAGCTCATTTTCTCAG AGTTGAACAACGGGCTGGGCAGCACAGAGGAGCTGTCTCTGTATCCTGAGAACGGCCATGTTAGATATTCTCACGGAGGCCTCAGCTGCTGA